From a single Ooceraea biroi isolate clonal line C1 chromosome 12, Obir_v5.4, whole genome shotgun sequence genomic region:
- the LOC105285985 gene encoding potassium voltage-gated channel subfamily KQT member 1 isoform X6, with protein sequence MLQAVMLGSGPGRGRREWYPGFYLQHRRLGCRMNRGEQETLFRQSRQITRIVPSREDLVLSVLKSPISQQQQQQQKQQQQRQQYRPPYQSHTQGHFNCQGRPDNKKCNHSGDNQAYNESLPRSKDQGCSRQADKRCNVATASYAALQGSEDELTAEQSLEAAEDVALKTPGSETEDTEDNGANAEESSSSPARRFTFLRRFRSPRFGEAHHKRVPTPMKRKYRRRKSKEDIINDDVTGPEEEEEEPPSPEQSGLPDPYYPIYLPIDQAFKAKYVFHHKRGKTFQEQLYVFLEHPGGWLCFVYHFAVFMVVLVCLIFSVLSTIDQYSNFANETLFWMEICLVVFFGVEYLVRLWSAGCRSKYMGCCGRLRFVRKPICIIDLIVVVASMVVLSVGSNGQVFATSAIRGIRFLQILRMLHVDRQGGTWRLLGSVVFIHRQELITTLYIGFLGLIFSSYFVYLAEKDAVGPDGKTDFSSYADALWWGVITVTTIGYGDTVPKTWMGKIVASCFSVFAISFFALPAGILGSGFALKVQQKQRQKHFNRQIPAAAMLIQCLWRCYAADKAINSVATWNIYIKDPAPTGQPSTPLGKSLMIQVAKKASVLKRRKSRNRMDGQQQQQQQQQQPPNLPPTISGGISAGAGTGQNDNQRLESEGDVVFYMEEPKAGTPNRARRDNRGSLFTSQTSSVTEATSDEIDIDIEEPQRVTTLTEAHRNAIRAIRKIKYFVARRKFQQARKPYDVRDVIEQYSQGHLNMMVRIKELQRRLDQTLGKPGSYLAGIDRAGNVKPMTIGARLYRVEQQLSVMDKKLDQLTYVLNALAQKQQIPLRSIEDDV encoded by the exons ATGCTGCAAGCTGTTATGCTAGGTAGTGGTCCGGGACGGGGGAGACGCGAGTGGTATCCAGGATTTTATCTTCAACATCGTCGTCTTGGCTGCAGAATGAATCGCGGCGAGCAAGAGACCCTTTTTCGGCAAAGCCGGCAGATTACGCGAATCGTACCTTCCCGCGAGGATCTCGTCTTGAGCGTTCTAAAATCACCGATCAgccaacaacagcagcagcagcaaaagcaacaacagcaacgaCAGCAATATCGGCCTCCGTATCAGTCACATACGCAAGGCCACTTTAACTGCCAAGGTCGTCCAGATAATAAGAAATGCAATCATTCAG GTGACAACCAGGCGTACAACGAGAGTCTTCCACGGAGCAAGGACCAAGGATGCTCTAGGCAAGCGGACAAACGGTGCAACGTCGCGACCGCATCCTACGCCGCTCTCCAGGGTAGCGAGGACGAGCTCACGGCCGAGCAGAGCCTCGAGGCAGCCGAGGACGTCGCATTGAAAACGCCCGGCAGCGAGACCGAGGACACCGAGGATAACGGCGCGAATGCGGAGGAGTCGTCCTCTTCACCCGCGCGTCGATTCACCTTCCTGCGTCGTTTCCGCTCGCCGCGCTTCGGCGAGGCGCATCACAAGCGGGTGCCGACACCCATGAAGCGCAAGTACCGACGCAGAAAGAGTAAGGAGGATATTATCAACGACGATGTGACCGGCcccgaggaagaggaggaagaaccACCGAGTCCCGAACAAAGTGGCTTGCCCGATCCTTACTATCCGATCTACCTGCCGATCGATCAAGCCTTCAAGGCCAAGTATGTGTTCCATCACAAGAGGGGCAAGACCTTTCAGGAACAACTGTACGTGTTTCTCGAGCATCCTGGCGGCTGGCTGTGCTTCGTTTACCATTTCGCTGT gTTCATGGTGGTATTGGTGTGCCTCATATTTAGCGTCTTGTCAACGATAGACCAATACAGTAATTTTGCAAACGAAACCCTATTTTGGATG GAAATATGTCTGGTGGTCTTCTTCGGGGTCGAGTATCTCGTTCGGCTATGGAGCGCGGGCTGCAGATCAAAGTACATGGGTTGCTGTGGACGGTTACGATTCGTACGGAAACCGATTTGTATCATAG ATTTAATCGTCGTGGTAGCGTCCATGGTAGTTTTGTCGGTGGGGAGCAATGGTCAGGTCTTCGCCACTTCCGCCATCAGAGGCATCCGATTCCTGCAGATCCTGCGGATGCTTCATGTCGATCGTCAAGGCGGCACGTGGCGGCTCTTGGGCTCGGTGGTTTTCATACATCGTCAG GAGCTGATTACAACGCTGTACATTGGGTTCCTAGGCCTTATTTTTAGCAGTTACTTTGTGTATCTCGCCGAAAAGGACGCAGTAGGACCCGACGGCAAAACGGACTTTTCCAGCTACGCCGATGCGCTCTGGTGGGGAGTG ATCACGGTAACGACGATAGGTTACGGTGATACAGTTCCAAAAACGTGGATGGGAAAGATAGTGGCTTCGTGTTTCAGCGTATTCGCTATATCGTTTTTCGCACTTCCAGCT GGTATTCTGGGTTCCGGCTTTGCGTTAAAAGTGCAGCAAAAGCAGCGGCAGAAGCACTTCAATCGTCAGATACCAGCTGCCGCGATGTTGATACAATGTCTGTGGCGATGTTACGCCGCTGACAAGGCCATCAACAGCGTCGCTACGTGGAACATCTACATCAAAGATCCGGCACCGACCGGGCAACCCTCGACTCCTCTGGGCAAG TCTCTGATGATCCAGGTGGCAAAGAAGGCGAGCGTGCTGAAGAGGCGGAAGTCGCGAAATCGAATGGACGgtcaacaacagcaacagcagcagcaacaacaaccgCCGAATCTGCCGCCCACGATATCCGGTGGAATATCGGCTGGTGCCGGGACTGGACAAAACGACAATCAACGTCTCGAGAGCGAGGGCGATGTAGTTTTTTATATGGAAGAGCCCAAGGCGGGCACGCCGAATCGTGCTAGACGCGACAATCG GGGAAGCCTCTTTACTTCGCAGACGAGCTCGGTGACAGAGGCGACCAGCGACGAAATCGACATTGACATCGAAGAACCTCAAAGAGTCACCAC GTTGACGGAAGCACATCGAAATGCTATTCGGGCAATCAGGAAGATCAAATACTTCGTGGCGCGCAGAAAATTTCAGCAGGCTCGGAAACCGTACGACGTTCGTGACGTAATCGAGCAATACAGCCAGGGTCATCTGAACATGATGGTGAGGATCAAG GAGTTGCAAAGGAGATTGGATCAGACCCTGGGTAAACCAGGGAGCTACCTGGCGGGAATCGACCGGGCGGGCAATGTCAAACCCATGACGATTGGTGCGCGTTTGTACCGAGTAGAACAGCAG ctgTCGGTGATGGACAAGAAGCTGGACCAGCTGACGTACGTGCTGAACGCACTGGCGCAGAAACAACAGATACCTCTGCGTAGCATAGAGGACGACGTGTAA
- the LOC105285985 gene encoding potassium voltage-gated channel subfamily KQT member 1 isoform X5: protein MLQAVMLGSGPGRGRREWYPGFYLQHRRLGCRMNRGEQETLFRQSRQITRIVPSREDLVLSVLKSPISQQQQQQQKQQQQRQQYRPPYQSHTQGHFNCQGRPDNKKCNHSGDNQAYNESLPRSKDQGCSRQADKRCNVATASYAALQGSEDELTAEQSLEAAEDVALKTPGSETEDTEDNGANAEESSSSPARRFTFLRRFRSPRFGEAHHKRVPTPMKRKYRRRKSKEDIINDDVTGPEEEEEEPPSPEQSGLPDPYYPIYLPIDQAFKAKYVFHHKRGKTFQEQLYVFLEHPGGWLCFVYHFAVFMVVLVCLIFSVLSTIDQYSNFANETLFWMEICLVVFFGVEYLVRLWSAGCRSKYMGCCGRLRFVRKPICIIDLIVVVASMVVLSVGSNGQVFATSAIRGIRFLQILRMLHVDRQGGTWRLLGSVVFIHRQELITTLYIGFLGLIFSSYFVYLAEKDAVGPDGKTDFSSYADALWWGVITVTTIGYGDTVPKTWMGKIVASCFSVFAISFFALPAGILGSGFALKVQQKQRQKHFNRQIPAAAMLIQCLWRCYAADKAINSVATWNIYIKDPAPTGQPSTPLGKVAKKASVLKRRKSRNRMDGQQQQQQQQQQPPNLPPTISGGISAGAGTGQNDNQRLESEGDVVFYMEEPKAGTPNRARRDNRVFPIGRGSLFTSQTSSVTEATSDEIDIDIEEPQRVTTLTEAHRNAIRAIRKIKYFVARRKFQQARKPYDVRDVIEQYSQGHLNMMVRIKELQRRLDQTLGKPGSYLAGIDRAGNVKPMTIGARLYRVEQQLSVMDKKLDQLTYVLNALAQKQQIPLRSIEDDV, encoded by the exons ATGCTGCAAGCTGTTATGCTAGGTAGTGGTCCGGGACGGGGGAGACGCGAGTGGTATCCAGGATTTTATCTTCAACATCGTCGTCTTGGCTGCAGAATGAATCGCGGCGAGCAAGAGACCCTTTTTCGGCAAAGCCGGCAGATTACGCGAATCGTACCTTCCCGCGAGGATCTCGTCTTGAGCGTTCTAAAATCACCGATCAgccaacaacagcagcagcagcaaaagcaacaacagcaacgaCAGCAATATCGGCCTCCGTATCAGTCACATACGCAAGGCCACTTTAACTGCCAAGGTCGTCCAGATAATAAGAAATGCAATCATTCAG GTGACAACCAGGCGTACAACGAGAGTCTTCCACGGAGCAAGGACCAAGGATGCTCTAGGCAAGCGGACAAACGGTGCAACGTCGCGACCGCATCCTACGCCGCTCTCCAGGGTAGCGAGGACGAGCTCACGGCCGAGCAGAGCCTCGAGGCAGCCGAGGACGTCGCATTGAAAACGCCCGGCAGCGAGACCGAGGACACCGAGGATAACGGCGCGAATGCGGAGGAGTCGTCCTCTTCACCCGCGCGTCGATTCACCTTCCTGCGTCGTTTCCGCTCGCCGCGCTTCGGCGAGGCGCATCACAAGCGGGTGCCGACACCCATGAAGCGCAAGTACCGACGCAGAAAGAGTAAGGAGGATATTATCAACGACGATGTGACCGGCcccgaggaagaggaggaagaaccACCGAGTCCCGAACAAAGTGGCTTGCCCGATCCTTACTATCCGATCTACCTGCCGATCGATCAAGCCTTCAAGGCCAAGTATGTGTTCCATCACAAGAGGGGCAAGACCTTTCAGGAACAACTGTACGTGTTTCTCGAGCATCCTGGCGGCTGGCTGTGCTTCGTTTACCATTTCGCTGT gTTCATGGTGGTATTGGTGTGCCTCATATTTAGCGTCTTGTCAACGATAGACCAATACAGTAATTTTGCAAACGAAACCCTATTTTGGATG GAAATATGTCTGGTGGTCTTCTTCGGGGTCGAGTATCTCGTTCGGCTATGGAGCGCGGGCTGCAGATCAAAGTACATGGGTTGCTGTGGACGGTTACGATTCGTACGGAAACCGATTTGTATCATAG ATTTAATCGTCGTGGTAGCGTCCATGGTAGTTTTGTCGGTGGGGAGCAATGGTCAGGTCTTCGCCACTTCCGCCATCAGAGGCATCCGATTCCTGCAGATCCTGCGGATGCTTCATGTCGATCGTCAAGGCGGCACGTGGCGGCTCTTGGGCTCGGTGGTTTTCATACATCGTCAG GAGCTGATTACAACGCTGTACATTGGGTTCCTAGGCCTTATTTTTAGCAGTTACTTTGTGTATCTCGCCGAAAAGGACGCAGTAGGACCCGACGGCAAAACGGACTTTTCCAGCTACGCCGATGCGCTCTGGTGGGGAGTG ATCACGGTAACGACGATAGGTTACGGTGATACAGTTCCAAAAACGTGGATGGGAAAGATAGTGGCTTCGTGTTTCAGCGTATTCGCTATATCGTTTTTCGCACTTCCAGCT GGTATTCTGGGTTCCGGCTTTGCGTTAAAAGTGCAGCAAAAGCAGCGGCAGAAGCACTTCAATCGTCAGATACCAGCTGCCGCGATGTTGATACAATGTCTGTGGCGATGTTACGCCGCTGACAAGGCCATCAACAGCGTCGCTACGTGGAACATCTACATCAAAGATCCGGCACCGACCGGGCAACCCTCGACTCCTCTGGGCAAG GTGGCAAAGAAGGCGAGCGTGCTGAAGAGGCGGAAGTCGCGAAATCGAATGGACGgtcaacaacagcaacagcagcagcaacaacaaccgCCGAATCTGCCGCCCACGATATCCGGTGGAATATCGGCTGGTGCCGGGACTGGACAAAACGACAATCAACGTCTCGAGAGCGAGGGCGATGTAGTTTTTTATATGGAAGAGCCCAAGGCGGGCACGCCGAATCGTGCTAGACGCGACAATCG CGTATTTCCGATTGGCAGGGGAAGCCTCTTTACTTCGCAGACGAGCTCGGTGACAGAGGCGACCAGCGACGAAATCGACATTGACATCGAAGAACCTCAAAGAGTCACCAC GTTGACGGAAGCACATCGAAATGCTATTCGGGCAATCAGGAAGATCAAATACTTCGTGGCGCGCAGAAAATTTCAGCAGGCTCGGAAACCGTACGACGTTCGTGACGTAATCGAGCAATACAGCCAGGGTCATCTGAACATGATGGTGAGGATCAAG GAGTTGCAAAGGAGATTGGATCAGACCCTGGGTAAACCAGGGAGCTACCTGGCGGGAATCGACCGGGCGGGCAATGTCAAACCCATGACGATTGGTGCGCGTTTGTACCGAGTAGAACAGCAG ctgTCGGTGATGGACAAGAAGCTGGACCAGCTGACGTACGTGCTGAACGCACTGGCGCAGAAACAACAGATACCTCTGCGTAGCATAGAGGACGACGTGTAA
- the LOC105285985 gene encoding potassium voltage-gated channel subfamily KQT member 1 isoform X2 translates to MLQAVMLGSGPGRGRREWYPGFYLQHRRLGCRMNRGEQETLFRQSRQITRIVPSREDLVLSVLKSPISQQQQQQQKQQQQRQQYRPPYQSHTQGHFNCQGRPDNKKCNHSGDNQAYNESLPRSKDQGCSRQADKRCNVATASYAALQGSEDELTAEQSLEAAEDVALKTPGSETEDTEDNGANAEESSSSPARRFTFLRRFRSPRFGEAHHKRVPTPMKRKYRRRKSKEDIINDDVTGPEEEEEEPPSPEQSGLPDPYYPIYLPIDQAFKAKYVFHHKRGKTFQEQLYVFLEHPGGWLCFVYHFAVFMVVLVCLIFSVLSTIDQYSNFANETLFWMEICLVVFFGVEYLVRLWSAGCRSKYMGCCGRLRFVRKPICIIDLIVVVASMVVLSVGSNGQVFATSAIRGIRFLQILRMLHVDRQGGTWRLLGSVVFIHRQELITTLYIGFLGLIFSSYFVYLAEKDAVGPDGKTDFSSYADALWWGVITVTTIGYGDTVPKTWMGKIVASCFSVFAISFFALPAGILGSGFALKVQQKQRQKHFNRQIPAAAMLIQCLWRCYAADKAINSVATWNIYIKDPAPTGQPSTPLGKLICVKKMVAKKASVLKRRKSRNRMDGQQQQQQQQQQPPNLPPTISGGISAGAGTGQNDNQRLESEGDVVFYMEEPKAGTPNRARRDNRVFPIGRGSLFTSQTSSVTEATSDEIDIDIEEPQRVTTLTEAHRNAIRAIRKIKYFVARRKFQQARKPYDVRDVIEQYSQGHLNMMVRIKELQRRLDQTLGKPGSYLAGIDRAGNVKPMTIGARLYRVEQQLSVMDKKLDQLTYVLNALAQKQQIPLRSIEDDV, encoded by the exons ATGCTGCAAGCTGTTATGCTAGGTAGTGGTCCGGGACGGGGGAGACGCGAGTGGTATCCAGGATTTTATCTTCAACATCGTCGTCTTGGCTGCAGAATGAATCGCGGCGAGCAAGAGACCCTTTTTCGGCAAAGCCGGCAGATTACGCGAATCGTACCTTCCCGCGAGGATCTCGTCTTGAGCGTTCTAAAATCACCGATCAgccaacaacagcagcagcagcaaaagcaacaacagcaacgaCAGCAATATCGGCCTCCGTATCAGTCACATACGCAAGGCCACTTTAACTGCCAAGGTCGTCCAGATAATAAGAAATGCAATCATTCAG GTGACAACCAGGCGTACAACGAGAGTCTTCCACGGAGCAAGGACCAAGGATGCTCTAGGCAAGCGGACAAACGGTGCAACGTCGCGACCGCATCCTACGCCGCTCTCCAGGGTAGCGAGGACGAGCTCACGGCCGAGCAGAGCCTCGAGGCAGCCGAGGACGTCGCATTGAAAACGCCCGGCAGCGAGACCGAGGACACCGAGGATAACGGCGCGAATGCGGAGGAGTCGTCCTCTTCACCCGCGCGTCGATTCACCTTCCTGCGTCGTTTCCGCTCGCCGCGCTTCGGCGAGGCGCATCACAAGCGGGTGCCGACACCCATGAAGCGCAAGTACCGACGCAGAAAGAGTAAGGAGGATATTATCAACGACGATGTGACCGGCcccgaggaagaggaggaagaaccACCGAGTCCCGAACAAAGTGGCTTGCCCGATCCTTACTATCCGATCTACCTGCCGATCGATCAAGCCTTCAAGGCCAAGTATGTGTTCCATCACAAGAGGGGCAAGACCTTTCAGGAACAACTGTACGTGTTTCTCGAGCATCCTGGCGGCTGGCTGTGCTTCGTTTACCATTTCGCTGT gTTCATGGTGGTATTGGTGTGCCTCATATTTAGCGTCTTGTCAACGATAGACCAATACAGTAATTTTGCAAACGAAACCCTATTTTGGATG GAAATATGTCTGGTGGTCTTCTTCGGGGTCGAGTATCTCGTTCGGCTATGGAGCGCGGGCTGCAGATCAAAGTACATGGGTTGCTGTGGACGGTTACGATTCGTACGGAAACCGATTTGTATCATAG ATTTAATCGTCGTGGTAGCGTCCATGGTAGTTTTGTCGGTGGGGAGCAATGGTCAGGTCTTCGCCACTTCCGCCATCAGAGGCATCCGATTCCTGCAGATCCTGCGGATGCTTCATGTCGATCGTCAAGGCGGCACGTGGCGGCTCTTGGGCTCGGTGGTTTTCATACATCGTCAG GAGCTGATTACAACGCTGTACATTGGGTTCCTAGGCCTTATTTTTAGCAGTTACTTTGTGTATCTCGCCGAAAAGGACGCAGTAGGACCCGACGGCAAAACGGACTTTTCCAGCTACGCCGATGCGCTCTGGTGGGGAGTG ATCACGGTAACGACGATAGGTTACGGTGATACAGTTCCAAAAACGTGGATGGGAAAGATAGTGGCTTCGTGTTTCAGCGTATTCGCTATATCGTTTTTCGCACTTCCAGCT GGTATTCTGGGTTCCGGCTTTGCGTTAAAAGTGCAGCAAAAGCAGCGGCAGAAGCACTTCAATCGTCAGATACCAGCTGCCGCGATGTTGATACAATGTCTGTGGCGATGTTACGCCGCTGACAAGGCCATCAACAGCGTCGCTACGTGGAACATCTACATCAAAGATCCGGCACCGACCGGGCAACCCTCGACTCCTCTGGGCAAG TTGATTTGTGTAAAGAAGATG GTGGCAAAGAAGGCGAGCGTGCTGAAGAGGCGGAAGTCGCGAAATCGAATGGACGgtcaacaacagcaacagcagcagcaacaacaaccgCCGAATCTGCCGCCCACGATATCCGGTGGAATATCGGCTGGTGCCGGGACTGGACAAAACGACAATCAACGTCTCGAGAGCGAGGGCGATGTAGTTTTTTATATGGAAGAGCCCAAGGCGGGCACGCCGAATCGTGCTAGACGCGACAATCG CGTATTTCCGATTGGCAGGGGAAGCCTCTTTACTTCGCAGACGAGCTCGGTGACAGAGGCGACCAGCGACGAAATCGACATTGACATCGAAGAACCTCAAAGAGTCACCAC GTTGACGGAAGCACATCGAAATGCTATTCGGGCAATCAGGAAGATCAAATACTTCGTGGCGCGCAGAAAATTTCAGCAGGCTCGGAAACCGTACGACGTTCGTGACGTAATCGAGCAATACAGCCAGGGTCATCTGAACATGATGGTGAGGATCAAG GAGTTGCAAAGGAGATTGGATCAGACCCTGGGTAAACCAGGGAGCTACCTGGCGGGAATCGACCGGGCGGGCAATGTCAAACCCATGACGATTGGTGCGCGTTTGTACCGAGTAGAACAGCAG ctgTCGGTGATGGACAAGAAGCTGGACCAGCTGACGTACGTGCTGAACGCACTGGCGCAGAAACAACAGATACCTCTGCGTAGCATAGAGGACGACGTGTAA
- the LOC105285985 gene encoding potassium voltage-gated channel subfamily KQT member 1 isoform X1, whose product MLQAVMLGSGPGRGRREWYPGFYLQHRRLGCRMNRGEQETLFRQSRQITRIVPSREDLVLSVLKSPISQQQQQQQKQQQQRQQYRPPYQSHTQGHFNCQGRPDNKKCNHSGDNQAYNESLPRSKDQGCSRQADKRCNVATASYAALQGSEDELTAEQSLEAAEDVALKTPGSETEDTEDNGANAEESSSSPARRFTFLRRFRSPRFGEAHHKRVPTPMKRKYRRRKSKEDIINDDVTGPEEEEEEPPSPEQSGLPDPYYPIYLPIDQAFKAKYVFHHKRGKTFQEQLYVFLEHPGGWLCFVYHFAVFMVVLVCLIFSVLSTIDQYSNFANETLFWMEICLVVFFGVEYLVRLWSAGCRSKYMGCCGRLRFVRKPICIIDLIVVVASMVVLSVGSNGQVFATSAIRGIRFLQILRMLHVDRQGGTWRLLGSVVFIHRQELITTLYIGFLGLIFSSYFVYLAEKDAVGPDGKTDFSSYADALWWGVITVTTIGYGDTVPKTWMGKIVASCFSVFAISFFALPAGILGSGFALKVQQKQRQKHFNRQIPAAAMLIQCLWRCYAADKAINSVATWNIYIKDPAPTGQPSTPLGKLICVKKMSLMIQVAKKASVLKRRKSRNRMDGQQQQQQQQQQPPNLPPTISGGISAGAGTGQNDNQRLESEGDVVFYMEEPKAGTPNRARRDNRVFPIGRGSLFTSQTSSVTEATSDEIDIDIEEPQRVTTLTEAHRNAIRAIRKIKYFVARRKFQQARKPYDVRDVIEQYSQGHLNMMVRIKELQRRLDQTLGKPGSYLAGIDRAGNVKPMTIGARLYRVEQQLSVMDKKLDQLTYVLNALAQKQQIPLRSIEDDV is encoded by the exons ATGCTGCAAGCTGTTATGCTAGGTAGTGGTCCGGGACGGGGGAGACGCGAGTGGTATCCAGGATTTTATCTTCAACATCGTCGTCTTGGCTGCAGAATGAATCGCGGCGAGCAAGAGACCCTTTTTCGGCAAAGCCGGCAGATTACGCGAATCGTACCTTCCCGCGAGGATCTCGTCTTGAGCGTTCTAAAATCACCGATCAgccaacaacagcagcagcagcaaaagcaacaacagcaacgaCAGCAATATCGGCCTCCGTATCAGTCACATACGCAAGGCCACTTTAACTGCCAAGGTCGTCCAGATAATAAGAAATGCAATCATTCAG GTGACAACCAGGCGTACAACGAGAGTCTTCCACGGAGCAAGGACCAAGGATGCTCTAGGCAAGCGGACAAACGGTGCAACGTCGCGACCGCATCCTACGCCGCTCTCCAGGGTAGCGAGGACGAGCTCACGGCCGAGCAGAGCCTCGAGGCAGCCGAGGACGTCGCATTGAAAACGCCCGGCAGCGAGACCGAGGACACCGAGGATAACGGCGCGAATGCGGAGGAGTCGTCCTCTTCACCCGCGCGTCGATTCACCTTCCTGCGTCGTTTCCGCTCGCCGCGCTTCGGCGAGGCGCATCACAAGCGGGTGCCGACACCCATGAAGCGCAAGTACCGACGCAGAAAGAGTAAGGAGGATATTATCAACGACGATGTGACCGGCcccgaggaagaggaggaagaaccACCGAGTCCCGAACAAAGTGGCTTGCCCGATCCTTACTATCCGATCTACCTGCCGATCGATCAAGCCTTCAAGGCCAAGTATGTGTTCCATCACAAGAGGGGCAAGACCTTTCAGGAACAACTGTACGTGTTTCTCGAGCATCCTGGCGGCTGGCTGTGCTTCGTTTACCATTTCGCTGT gTTCATGGTGGTATTGGTGTGCCTCATATTTAGCGTCTTGTCAACGATAGACCAATACAGTAATTTTGCAAACGAAACCCTATTTTGGATG GAAATATGTCTGGTGGTCTTCTTCGGGGTCGAGTATCTCGTTCGGCTATGGAGCGCGGGCTGCAGATCAAAGTACATGGGTTGCTGTGGACGGTTACGATTCGTACGGAAACCGATTTGTATCATAG ATTTAATCGTCGTGGTAGCGTCCATGGTAGTTTTGTCGGTGGGGAGCAATGGTCAGGTCTTCGCCACTTCCGCCATCAGAGGCATCCGATTCCTGCAGATCCTGCGGATGCTTCATGTCGATCGTCAAGGCGGCACGTGGCGGCTCTTGGGCTCGGTGGTTTTCATACATCGTCAG GAGCTGATTACAACGCTGTACATTGGGTTCCTAGGCCTTATTTTTAGCAGTTACTTTGTGTATCTCGCCGAAAAGGACGCAGTAGGACCCGACGGCAAAACGGACTTTTCCAGCTACGCCGATGCGCTCTGGTGGGGAGTG ATCACGGTAACGACGATAGGTTACGGTGATACAGTTCCAAAAACGTGGATGGGAAAGATAGTGGCTTCGTGTTTCAGCGTATTCGCTATATCGTTTTTCGCACTTCCAGCT GGTATTCTGGGTTCCGGCTTTGCGTTAAAAGTGCAGCAAAAGCAGCGGCAGAAGCACTTCAATCGTCAGATACCAGCTGCCGCGATGTTGATACAATGTCTGTGGCGATGTTACGCCGCTGACAAGGCCATCAACAGCGTCGCTACGTGGAACATCTACATCAAAGATCCGGCACCGACCGGGCAACCCTCGACTCCTCTGGGCAAG TTGATTTGTGTAAAGAAGATG TCTCTGATGATCCAGGTGGCAAAGAAGGCGAGCGTGCTGAAGAGGCGGAAGTCGCGAAATCGAATGGACGgtcaacaacagcaacagcagcagcaacaacaaccgCCGAATCTGCCGCCCACGATATCCGGTGGAATATCGGCTGGTGCCGGGACTGGACAAAACGACAATCAACGTCTCGAGAGCGAGGGCGATGTAGTTTTTTATATGGAAGAGCCCAAGGCGGGCACGCCGAATCGTGCTAGACGCGACAATCG CGTATTTCCGATTGGCAGGGGAAGCCTCTTTACTTCGCAGACGAGCTCGGTGACAGAGGCGACCAGCGACGAAATCGACATTGACATCGAAGAACCTCAAAGAGTCACCAC GTTGACGGAAGCACATCGAAATGCTATTCGGGCAATCAGGAAGATCAAATACTTCGTGGCGCGCAGAAAATTTCAGCAGGCTCGGAAACCGTACGACGTTCGTGACGTAATCGAGCAATACAGCCAGGGTCATCTGAACATGATGGTGAGGATCAAG GAGTTGCAAAGGAGATTGGATCAGACCCTGGGTAAACCAGGGAGCTACCTGGCGGGAATCGACCGGGCGGGCAATGTCAAACCCATGACGATTGGTGCGCGTTTGTACCGAGTAGAACAGCAG ctgTCGGTGATGGACAAGAAGCTGGACCAGCTGACGTACGTGCTGAACGCACTGGCGCAGAAACAACAGATACCTCTGCGTAGCATAGAGGACGACGTGTAA